The genomic region TCCTGAGCGCCGCCCGTTTGCCCGAAAGCCGCTCGCCAAGCGGGATGCTCCTCCCCCGAGCCGAAGGGACATCCGGGTTTATCTTATCCTCACCAGGAGCGCTGCCAGGGGCCGGGCAGACCCTGCTGGCCGCCGGTTGAGGCCGGAGCATCCTCGATCCAGGGGCGGTCAGTGGCCCGGAAATAATCCCGCCTGCCTATGCCCACCAGGCGGTTATCCTGGAAGATCAGGGGCGTAAACCCGCCCCGGACGGTGTTGCTGCCCTCATAATCCATGTTGTGGGTGCGGTAAAACAGGAAGACGAAATGTCCGCCCCGGTAGTCTCCCTCTTCCTGCACCTGGGGCGGTCCCATGAGGCCCTCCACCTCCGCCCGGCTCATCCCGGGACGGACCTCCTGCAGGCGGAAATACGCCTGGAAGATGCGTTCCCGGGGCCACTGGGTGAGCACCGTCTCCCCGCAGCCCGCCAACAGGCACACCACCATGGCCAGTATCCCGAAATGCCCCATGATCTCCTTCCGCCGGCAGAGGAGATGATCCGCCGCCCTGAACTGAGGTGCCCCCCGTGAAGTGAGTGCCCGTCTCGCTGTGCCCCGGGGAGCCAGGAGGGCCAGACCCCTGGGGCTGCCCGCCGACACCCGGGGCGGGTCAGGCTGCTCCGCCAGCCCGACCTCAGCGGCACTCTGCACCCATCACCTGCACTATAATGCCCCCGCAGAACGGCGTCAACCGTGGCGGCAGGCAAGGAGCCCGCCCGGCCAGTTTTCTGCCCTCCGAGTCGCCTGCAGCCCCGAGACGAGGTCACGAGGCCAAGCGGTTTTCGATCAAGGAAATCCGCCCTCCCTCAGCCGGCGCTAAGCGGCCGAGGTTTCCAGGGCCGGGGCTTCTGCCTCGGGGCTGAGGCCGGACTCGCGGCTGCGGGCCCGTTCCCGGTAAAAATTTTTCAGACGGCGCCGGATGACACTGCCCTCCCGGCCCATGGCAGCCAGGATGTGTTCGGTCAGCGGGTTCAGGTCTTCATGGGCCAGGATCACCGTGCGTTTGTTGCGCTTCATGGTTATCCCCCGAGCCATTTTCTTCGAGGGATATTCAATTTTGATGCCAACCCGGTGAAGGCCCTCCCGCCCGGAGCCGGTCCGGTTCAGGCGGTGCCCCAGCCGGCCAGGCGGCAAAAATTGCCCAGAAAGTGCCGGAACCAACGGCCCACCTCCGGATCCCGCCGCCGGGCGTCGGCCAGAAGGCCGGCGGCCTCCACCCCGGAGCCCTGAAGGGCCCAGGCGGCATCCGCCTTAAGCCAGCGGGCCACATCCCCGGGCCCGGCATGGTTGTCGAACTGCAGGCCCAGCACAAAGGGGTGCTCCGCCAGTCCCAGGGCCTGCACCGGCACCTCCGGGGAGCTGGCCAATACCTCCAGACCCGGCGGCAGAGGCGGCAACACTCCCTGGCCGTGCCAACTGAAAAGCCAAAAGCGAGACGGCAGACCCGCAAAGGCCGGATGAGCTTGGCCGGCCGGGGTGAGCTCGCCTTCCCGGTAGCCGATGACCTTGCGGGGCAAGGGGCCCACCCGACAGCCCAGCACGTGGGCCAAGAGCTGATGCCCCAGGCAGAAGCCCAGATAAGGAGTCCCCCGGGCCAGGCACTCCCGGATCAGGGCCTTCAGGGGCCGCAGATAAGGATAGCGGTCCTCCTCGTCCACATTGGGGGAGCCGCCCAGCACCACCAGGCCGCCGACCTCGGGGGCTGCCGGCAGCGGCCGGCGCCAGACCTCCACCACCTGCCAGGGGACCTGATGTTCGCTGAAGGCGGCCAGCAGGTGCTCGCCCGGCCCTTCCCAGTCCATATGTTGAATGATGATCACCGGGAGAGGTGATGGCATGGGTTATCCTCCATGAGGGAGCAGTATCGAAGAAAGGGGCGAGGCCGCCGGCGCTCTTTCCGTCGTCTGGAGGGTATGATACAGTGCTGCCCCGGAGGGCGTGGCACATGCAGGTGGAATATTGTCACGGGGTGAAATACTACCTCTTCCCCCGGCTGGCGGCGCTGCCCGGGGTGCGCCACGCCGTTTTCACCCGCCAGGGCGGCGTCAGCCGAGGGGCCTTCGCCACCCTGAACATCAGCTTCGGGGTGGGGGATGACCCGGAGGCAGTGCGGGAAAACCGCCGCCGTCTGGCCGCCTCTCTGGGGCTGACGGCGCTCCGGAGCGCCCGTCAGGTGCATGGGCTTGGGGCAGTCATCATCCAGGGACCCTTGCCCGCCGGCCACCCCCCGGAGATTGCGGACATCCTCATCACCACCCGTCCCGGGGTGGGACTGCTCATCGCCGGGGCCGACTGCCAGGCGGTGATGCTCTACGATCCCGGGCAGCGGGTGGTGGCCAATGTCCACTGCGGCTGGCGGGGCCAGGTGCAGGATGTCCTGGGCCAGGCGGTGCGGCTCCTCACCGCCGAATTCGGCTGCCGGCCGGAGGACCTCCATGCCGCCATCGGCCCGGGGCTGGGGCCCTGCTGCGCCGAGTTTGTCCATTACCGGCAGGAATTTCCCCGCCAGTTCTGGGACTACCAGGTGCGCCCCGGGTATTTCGATCTCTGGCGCCTGAGCCTCGACCAGCTGGCTGCCGCCGGCGTCCCCCCCTCCCAGATGGAATGTGCCCGGCTCTGCACCCGCTGCCTGCCGGAGGATTTTTACTCCTACCGCCGGGAGCGCACCACCGGCCGTCACGGGGCGGTCATCGCCTTGGCCGACGACCCTGACAGGTGAGATGCGGACCTTCGGCGGGACGGAAAAGGCCGGCCTGCCTGAGCCTTCCTCATCCCCTGCTCCCTCCTGCCGGGGAGGAAAGAGGTTACCTCAGCGATATTCCTATAAAAGTCAAATGTCTGGGAGAAAGCCGGTTAAACGTTCCACCCCGCAGCCTTCCCTCAGGCACTGGCACCAGCCGCTGGGCCACACCCAGGCATCTCAAAGAAAAAAGAAAGGGCGACAGGCAACCCGGCCCATCGCCCCTGAGCAAATGCCGGCAGATCCTTAGGCCTCCGGGGGGGCCTGCTTTTTCATCAGCTTGTCTTTCAGGTCACAGTAGAGTTTCTTGGTCTTGTCCACGGCGTTGTTGACCTGATCAGGATACTTCACCCCCACCAGTGCTCCGGCGATGAAGCACACCAGCCCGAAAAGAACCGTTCCCATGCTGTCACCCTCTCTCAGAAGTGAAATCGTGTCCGTCGCTCTCCGGCCCTGTGCTCAGGACCTTGTGGTCAGTAAATCCAAAGCCTCCCGGGCCAGTTCCCCCACGGTGGTCTGGCGGAACCGCCCCTGGTCGTACAGGCGAAAGGCCGCAGCATCCCCGGCGAGGGCCGCCAGGGCCTCCCGGGCCGAGGTGAGATGCAGCCGTCCGGCGCACCAAGCGGCCAGGGCCCGCACCTGGGGGTCGGCATCCGCCAGGCAGAGCACCACATAGGGCGCGACTTCGGTCAACGCCTCGGGATGGACCTCCGCCAGCCGCCCCACCCCCCAGAGCATGGGCGCCCGGGAGAACTCCTCCTCCAGAAAGCCGCAGAACATGGGGATGATGTCCTCAACCACCGCCAGGTTGTGCCGGCCGATCTCCCCCAAGGCCGCCGCGGCCCCCCAGCCCACGCTGGCGGAATCCTCATTGAGGAGCCACAACAGGCGGCCGATGACCTTTTTCACCTGGTCGGGATGGACCGCCGCCACATGCCCCAGGCCCTCCAGGGCCCGCCAATGCAACAAATCCTCCGGGTCGTAAAGATACTGCAACAGCAGGCGCACCACCGCCTTTTCCCGGGCCGCCAACCGGACCACGCCGGCAAAATCGGCTTCCTCCAGCAGGGCGTTGAGGCGCTCCCGGAGCTCAGGTGCGGGCATCGGTCTCATGGGGATGGCTCATCAGACTCAGGCAGAGCGGCCGTGCGCTCACCGGTTCGCAAATTGTCTGGCGCCTTCCGGGGTGCTCAGGGAGCTCACCCTCCGGAGCGCTCCGTGTCCCCCGGCTAAAAGGGGATGTCGTCCTCCGGGGGGGTGTCCGGGCCGCGCCACTCCGCTTCGGCCTCCCGGGGTTCGGCCGCCCGGCCGCCGCCCAGCATTTTCATATTGTCGGCCACGATCTCATAGGAGTACCGCTTGACCCCCTCCTGCTCCCAGGTGTCGGAGCGGATGCGGCCTTCAATATAGACCAGCCGGCCTTTGGCCAGATACTGGCCGCAGATCTCCGCCAGCTTGCCCCAGGCGGTGATGCGGTGCCACTCAGTGCGCTCCTGCTTCTGGCCGTTGCGGTCCGTGAAGGTCTCGGTGGTGGCGAGGCGGAATTTGGCCACCGCGGTGCCGCCGGCGGTATAGCGTAACTCCGGATCGGCCCCCAGATGGCCCACCAGGATGACGCGGTTAACACCTGCCATGTCCCCTCCCATGGGACCTGAAAACTGCCCCTCTGCATATCACAGAATGGCCTTGCGGGCAAGTGCGAATTCTCACAATCCTTATCCCGGGCACCCTCAGGGCAGCCGGCCCCAATCCACCAGGAGGTATTCCGGCACCAGCTTCCCCTGGAAGTAGCCCACCCGGGGGCTGAAGGCCACCTCCAGGACCCCCTCCTTCAGGGCCTGGCCGGCCCCGTCGAAAAACATCACCTCCCGGAGGCAGTCTTCCTGGGCCAGCTTCAGCTTCAGGTGCCGGTCGTTCACCACCCGGGCCTCGAGACACCGCACCCGGCGGCTCACCAGCACCGGCTCCGGATTCCCGGGCCCGAAGGGCCGAAGCAGCTCCAGGTGGGCAAAAAATTCCTCATCCAGCTCCCGTAAGTGCACTTCGGCGTCCACCTCCAGGGCCGGCGGCGGCGGCTCTGTGCCCACCTGCGCCTCAAAGGCCGCCTCCAGGCCCGCCTGGAGGGCGGGGAGATGCTCCTCCGGCACCACAAAACCGGCCGCGGCGGCGTGTCCGCCGTATTTTAAGAGCAGGTGGCGGCAGGAGGTGAGGGCGGCAAAGAGATGGAAAGCCGGGATGGAGCGGGCCGAGCCCCGCCCCCGGCCGCCCGTGAGGCTCACCAGGGCCACCGGCCGGCCCAGGTCCTCCGTCAGGCGGGCGGCAGCGATGCCCAGCACCCCCGGGTGCCAGCCGGCCCCAGCCGCCACGATCACCGGCCGCCGGGCCAGCCCCTGGGTGCGGATCGTCTGCCAGGCCTCCTTGAGGACCTGGTCCTCATAGCTTTGGCGCCGGCGGTTCAGGAGATTGAGCTCCCGGGCCTGGAAACGGGCCTGACCCATCTCCGGGGCGGTGAGGAGAGCCAAGGCGCCCAAGGCCTGCCCCAGGCGGCCGGCGGCGTTGAGGCGTGGAGCCAGCCGGAAGGCCAGGTCCCGGAAAGAGACGTGGCGGCCGTTTAAGCCCGCCACCTCTTTCAAGGCCAAAAGTCCCGGCCGGC from Desulfobaccales bacterium harbors:
- a CDS encoding DUF3192 domain-containing protein, which gives rise to MGHFGILAMVVCLLAGCGETVLTQWPRERIFQAYFRLQEVRPGMSRAEVEGLMGPPQVQEEGDYRGGHFVFLFYRTHNMDYEGSNTVRGGFTPLIFQDNRLVGIGRRDYFRATDRPWIEDAPASTGGQQGLPGPWQRSW
- a CDS encoding type 1 glutamine amidotransferase, producing the protein MPSPLPVIIIQHMDWEGPGEHLLAAFSEHQVPWQVVEVWRRPLPAAPEVGGLVVLGGSPNVDEEDRYPYLRPLKALIRECLARGTPYLGFCLGHQLLAHVLGCRVGPLPRKVIGYREGELTPAGQAHPAFAGLPSRFWLFSWHGQGVLPPLPPGLEVLASSPEVPVQALGLAEHPFVLGLQFDNHAGPGDVARWLKADAAWALQGSGVEAAGLLADARRRDPEVGRWFRHFLGNFCRLAGWGTA
- a CDS encoding polyphenol oxidase family protein is translated as MQVEYCHGVKYYLFPRLAALPGVRHAVFTRQGGVSRGAFATLNISFGVGDDPEAVRENRRRLAASLGLTALRSARQVHGLGAVIIQGPLPAGHPPEIADILITTRPGVGLLIAGADCQAVMLYDPGQRVVANVHCGWRGQVQDVLGQAVRLLTAEFGCRPEDLHAAIGPGLGPCCAEFVHYRQEFPRQFWDYQVRPGYFDLWRLSLDQLAAAGVPPSQMECARLCTRCLPEDFYSYRRERTTGRHGAVIALADDPDR
- a CDS encoding DVU0298 family protein translates to MPAPELRERLNALLEEADFAGVVRLAAREKAVVRLLLQYLYDPEDLLHWRALEGLGHVAAVHPDQVKKVIGRLLWLLNEDSASVGWGAAAALGEIGRHNLAVVEDIIPMFCGFLEEEFSRAPMLWGVGRLAEVHPEALTEVAPYVVLCLADADPQVRALAAWCAGRLHLTSAREALAALAGDAAAFRLYDQGRFRQTTVGELAREALDLLTTRS
- a CDS encoding single-stranded DNA-binding protein, producing MAGVNRVILVGHLGADPELRYTAGGTAVAKFRLATTETFTDRNGQKQERTEWHRITAWGKLAEICGQYLAKGRLVYIEGRIRSDTWEQEGVKRYSYEIVADNMKMLGGGRAAEPREAEAEWRGPDTPPEDDIPF
- the recJ gene encoding single-stranded-DNA-specific exonuclease RecJ, which translates into the protein MRRKVWRLMPERPEQVAQVSARHRLPRLVARLLVNRGLVAEEELLAYLEPTLTRLSSPFDLPDLDVAAARLARAVKLREPVLVYGDYDADGLTATALLAGFLTELGVPVSTYVPDRLTEGYGLNLPALKRLAPQARLLVTVDCGISDTEEVAWARRQGLEVIITDHHEVPEELPPALAVVNPKRVPGHPFDLLAGVGVALLLTLGVRAELRRQGWFDRRAEPNLRNYLDLVALGTAADVVPVVGENRILVRQGLKVMEETRRPGLLALKEVAGLNGRHVSFRDLAFRLAPRLNAAGRLGQALGALALLTAPEMGQARFQARELNLLNRRRQSYEDQVLKEAWQTIRTQGLARRPVIVAAGAGWHPGVLGIAAARLTEDLGRPVALVSLTGGRGRGSARSIPAFHLFAALTSCRHLLLKYGGHAAAAGFVVPEEHLPALQAGLEAAFEAQVGTEPPPPALEVDAEVHLRELDEEFFAHLELLRPFGPGNPEPVLVSRRVRCLEARVVNDRHLKLKLAQEDCLREVMFFDGAGQALKEGVLEVAFSPRVGYFQGKLVPEYLLVDWGRLP